In Helianthus annuus cultivar XRQ/B chromosome 8, HanXRQr2.0-SUNRISE, whole genome shotgun sequence, a single genomic region encodes these proteins:
- the LOC110871363 gene encoding 50S ribosomal protein L7/L12: MRNKMGINQMPINAVMMPEMGLKTGSGGTAAKGGAAAASVKEKTTFELKLEGGFDSGSKIKIIKEVRMFTDLGLKEAKKLVEKAPTMLKKGVAKEEAEKIIENMKAIGAKVVME; this comes from the coding sequence ATGCGAAATAAAATGGGTATAAACCAAATGCCGATAAACGCGGTGATGATGCCGGAGATGGGGTTGAAGACCGGCAGCGGTGGAACGGCGGCGAAGGGCGGGGCAGCAGCGGCGTCGGTGAAGGAGAAAACGACGTTTGAGTTGAAACTTGAAGGGGGGTTTGATAGTGGGTCGAAGATAAAGATTATAAAGGAGGTGAGGATGTTTACTGATTTGGGGTTGAAGGAGGCTAAAAAGTTGGTGGAGAAAGCTCCTACTATGTTGAAGAAAGGTGTCGCTAAAGAGGAAGCTGAGAAGATTATTGAGAATATGAAGGCTATTGGGGCTAAAGTTGTTATGGAATGA